One Oncorhynchus clarkii lewisi isolate Uvic-CL-2024 chromosome 32, UVic_Ocla_1.0, whole genome shotgun sequence DNA window includes the following coding sequences:
- the LOC139392239 gene encoding ETS domain-containing transcription factor ERF-like has translation MKTPGDTGFAFPDWAYKPESSPGSRQIQLWCFILELLRKEEYHEVIAWQGDYGEFVIKDPEEVARLWGARKCKPQMNYDKLSRALRYYYNKRILHKTKGKRFTYKFNFNKLVLVNYPFIDMGSGRGVPQSAPPVPTGGSHFRFPPSTPSDVLSPSEDLRSPGMFSSVARRLGRGSVSDCSDGTSTNSELEEAVGGEDRGGTGPERAFRGLLHPRLSHDSLFRAYGGPGGLGRPPPGHRVHGDPMSSFPVSPLPGPGGLLGPTLSPALSMTPGSHLPYTPSPSLSPMLGSHFSFNPDDMKRYLQAHHQSVYNYHLSPRAFFHYPNIVVPQPHRPSAAPDKPMTAHHHAPPMTHSHSLHHHQGEEQHPSPFKFKLQPPPLGRKQKDGSTSSTGGSSSSLGSSYAASGLLSNSSSSVGPKIKVEPVSDVESDEEVEVTDISEEDELLDDDEGDVFTPPHPTNGTAPTAITNSNLGAIVEDDLDEDVFKTPAAPPMGPLTPSLLALKREPGQGPPISPGGTLCIPLKLRFKRRWSEDQKIEADGERDEAEDKKVRAEKQVEPANGEGPRRSLSLSLRAPPPPAQRRANSELQRATAQLSLESHGAC, from the exons GGTTCGCCTTCCCCGACTGGGCCTACAAGCCCGAGTCGAGCCCCGGCTCGCGACAGATCCAGCTGTGGTGCTTCATCCTGGAGCTGCTGCGGAAGGAGGAGTACCATGAAGTCATCGCCTGGCAGGGCGACTACGGAGAGTTTGTCATCAAGGACCCCGAAGAGGTGGCCCGACTGTGGGGCGCCCGCAAGTGCAAACCTCAGATGAACTACGACAAGCTGAGCAGGGCGCTTCG ataTTACTACAACAAGAGAATCCTCCACAAGACCAAAGGGAAGAGGTTCACCTACAAGTTCAACTTCAACAAGCTGGTGCTGGTCAACTACCCCTTCATCGACATGGGCTCTG GTAGGGGAGTCCCCCAGAGCGCCCCTCCCGTGCCGACTGGGGGCAGCCACTTCCGCTTTCCCCCCTCCACCCCGTCCGATGTGCTCTCCCCCAGTGAGGACCTGCGCAGCCCGGGCATGTTCAGCAGCGTGGCCCGCCGCCTGGGCCGCGGCTCTGTCTCCGACTGCAGCGACGGCACCTCCACCAACTCTGAGCTGGAGGAAGCTGTGGGGGGTGAAGATCGTGGCGGCACGGGTCCTGAACGGGCATTCCGCGGCCTCCTCCACCCCCGCCTCTCCCACGACTCGCTGTTTCGCGCCTACGGAGGCCCTGGTGGGCTAGGCCGCCCCCCGCCCGGCCACAGGGTCCACGGTGACCCCATGTCCTCTTTCCCTGTGTCCCCCCTGCCGGGCCCTGGGGGCCTCCTGGGCCCCACCCTGTCTCCGGCCCTTTCCATGACCCCTGGCTCCCACCTGCCCTACACCCCGTCCCCCTCCCTCAGCCCCATGCTGGGCTCCCACTTCTCCTTTAACCCGGACGACATGAAGCGCTACCTGCAGGCCCACCACCAGAGTGTCTACAACTACCACCTCAGCCCCAGAGCCTTCTTCCACTACCCCAACATCGTGGTCCCCCAGCCCCACAGGCCCTCTGCCGCCCCTGACAAGCCCATGACAGCCCACCACCATGCCCCGCCCATGACCCACTCCCATTCGTTGCACCACCACCAAGGGGAGGAGCAGCACCCCTCGCCCTTCAAGTTCAAGCTGCAGCCGCCTCCGCTGGGGCGTAAACAGAAGGACGGCTCCACCTCCTCTACCGGGGGCTCCTCCTCTAGCTTAGGCTCCTCCTACGCTGCCTCAGGGCTACTCtctaactcctcctcctcagtgggCCCAAAAATCAAG GTGGAGCCCGTCTCCGACGTTGAGTCcgatgaggaggtggaggtgaCCGACATCAGCGAGGAGGACGAGCTGCTTGATGATGACGAGGGAGACGTCTTCACCCCCCCTCATCCCACCAACGGAACCGCCCCTACGGCCATCACCAACAGCAACCTGGGCGCCATCGTTGAGGACGACCTGGACGAGGACGTGTTCAAGACCCCCGCCGCCCCTCCCATGGGCCCTCTAACCCCCTCCCTGTTGGCCCTGAAGCGCGAGCCGGGCCAAGGCCCTCCCATCAGCCCTGGCGGCACCCTCTGCATCCCCCTGAAGCTGCGCTTCAAACGCCGCTGGAGCGAGGACCAGAAGATAGAGGCCGATGGCGAGCGCGACGAGGCCGAGGACAAGAAAGTGCGGGCAGAGAAACAGGTGGAGCCAGCGAATGGGGAGGGGCCAAGGAGAAGCCTGTCCCTGAGTCTGCGCGCTCCTCCCCCTCCGGCCCAGCGCAGGGCCAACTCCGAGTTGCAGAGAGCCACAGCCCAGCTGTCTCTGGAGAGCCATGGAGCTTGCTGA